A section of the Dehalobacter sp. DCM genome encodes:
- a CDS encoding VOC family protein, producing MKICWAMIMVKNMDESIRFYHEILGLPIIKRFGGKAGPEIAFLGDGETQIELVCQAGKEDIDIGPDISIGFEVPFVDDLIDDLMQKGIAIASGPFQPNAKLKFFYVHDPNGLSVQFVQRNTD from the coding sequence ATGAAAATTTGTTGGGCGATGATCATGGTGAAAAATATGGATGAATCCATTCGATTTTATCATGAGATTCTTGGACTCCCTATTATCAAACGGTTTGGTGGTAAGGCAGGTCCGGAGATAGCCTTTTTAGGTGATGGAGAGACTCAAATAGAATTGGTATGTCAAGCAGGAAAAGAAGACATTGATATAGGGCCGGACATTTCCATCGGGTTTGAAGTTCCCTTCGTCGACGACTTAATCGATGATTTAATGCAAAAAGGAATTGCGATTGCCAGCGGACCATTTCAACCCAACGCGAAATTAAAATTTTTTTATGTGCATGATCCAAATGGTTTATCAGTGCAATTCGTTCAAAGAAATACGGATTAG
- a CDS encoding NADH-ubiquinone oxidoreductase-F iron-sulfur binding region domain-containing protein, which yields MNEYQMRDRAKGMYSICLNDQHIRVRIAVLKESEAEDTCCKTFKEWAVRNPQVQVEIIRTGSFGYDDLEPIVMIDKPGKPTVLYRNVTESIATRLIESYLESNDPCKDLAFAVLADRSYEGIPAAFGLPLFSMQKRIAMRHCGLIDPENIDQYIAEFEGYSGLAKTLTMSISEVNAIMDRSGLRERSGHGCAIHTQWGNFQKAPASEKIVICNAFDNDPEARAGRLLLEGDPHAVLEGLLIAAYAIGASQAIVAFPAGYGSMKQLLDKAVTQMKDYNLIGANILESGFDCDIKIKEVPMAMIAGEKTALIRFLEGRQPIPVLRNKENPTPELCNKPVLINNIETLANVSAVMQDPDCLEGIGTTDSIGTKIVTLTGAVAHPYTVEIPFGTSIDTVIRGIGGGVADSGRIKAVQFGSPTASYLKPDHLSKKISYETAREVGADMGFGVIEVITDNTCAVELTEKQMLLLHGQSCGKCVFCREGTLHMADLLSDIRKGEGTVKDIELLSELGNKMLVGCVCSFGLTAAKPVLSALELFPEDFEAHLKQKICLANLS from the coding sequence ATGAACGAATACCAAATGCGTGACCGGGCAAAAGGGATGTATTCAATCTGTCTTAATGATCAACATATCCGAGTTCGTATTGCAGTACTAAAAGAAAGTGAAGCGGAAGACACTTGCTGCAAAACATTTAAAGAATGGGCTGTAAGAAACCCACAGGTACAAGTGGAAATTATCAGGACGGGGTCTTTCGGTTATGATGATCTTGAACCGATTGTGATGATTGATAAACCGGGAAAGCCAACGGTCCTCTATCGGAATGTTACCGAATCTATTGCCACGAGACTGATTGAGAGTTATTTGGAAAGTAATGATCCGTGTAAGGATCTTGCTTTTGCCGTGTTGGCAGATAGAAGCTATGAGGGTATTCCTGCGGCATTCGGATTGCCGCTTTTTAGCATGCAAAAGCGTATCGCAATGCGTCATTGCGGTCTGATTGATCCGGAGAATATTGACCAGTATATCGCCGAGTTTGAGGGATACTCGGGACTCGCTAAAACGTTAACGATGTCAATCTCTGAGGTGAATGCTATCATGGATAGGTCCGGACTCCGTGAGCGCAGCGGTCATGGCTGCGCGATTCATACCCAGTGGGGAAATTTTCAGAAAGCCCCTGCTTCTGAGAAAATTGTTATTTGCAACGCATTTGATAATGATCCGGAAGCTCGCGCCGGGCGCCTGCTTCTGGAGGGTGATCCCCATGCCGTCCTGGAAGGACTGCTGATAGCCGCCTATGCTATCGGCGCATCTCAAGCGATTGTCGCATTCCCCGCTGGGTACGGGAGTATGAAACAATTACTTGACAAAGCGGTGACTCAGATGAAGGACTATAACCTGATAGGTGCAAATATTCTCGAATCCGGCTTCGATTGTGACATTAAGATCAAAGAAGTACCGATGGCAATGATTGCCGGCGAGAAAACGGCGTTGATCCGCTTCCTAGAAGGACGGCAACCTATTCCGGTTCTTCGGAATAAAGAAAATCCGACACCAGAGCTTTGCAATAAGCCTGTACTCATAAATAATATCGAGACATTAGCCAATGTCAGCGCTGTGATGCAGGACCCAGATTGCCTAGAAGGCATTGGAACAACAGATAGCATTGGTACAAAAATTGTAACGCTAACAGGCGCTGTGGCCCACCCCTACACCGTTGAAATACCTTTTGGGACGTCGATCGACACCGTAATTCGCGGAATAGGCGGCGGAGTTGCAGACAGCGGCAGGATTAAAGCTGTGCAGTTTGGCTCTCCTACCGCTTCATACCTTAAACCCGATCATCTCTCGAAAAAGATCAGCTATGAGACTGCGAGAGAAGTCGGTGCGGATATGGGTTTTGGCGTGATCGAGGTTATCACGGACAATACCTGTGCCGTTGAATTAACGGAAAAACAAATGCTATTATTGCATGGGCAAAGCTGTGGGAAATGTGTATTCTGCCGTGAAGGAACTCTGCATATGGCCGATTTGCTCAGCGACATCCGCAAAGGAGAAGGAACGGTCAAGGATATTGAATTACTTAGTGAATTGGGGAATAAAATGCTTGTTGGCTGCGTCTGCAGCTTCGGATTAACGGCAGCGAAACCGGTTCTCAGTGCTCTTGAGCTATTCCCGGAGGATTTTGAAGCCCATTTAAAACAAAAGATATGTTTGGCGAATCTAAGCTAG
- a CDS encoding cobalamin B12-binding domain-containing protein: MFDVDHITEAFLNLDEVKVFDALSNFMSTDPSEEYAQKAVEACQQGMAMVGERYEHNTYFLGDLIYAGDLLATAIEMLKPAFGSRECERKGVIVLGTVAGDIHSVGKDIFRSLAEAAGFIVWDLGIDQESHKFIAKVNELRNIGTNTIIVGMSGVLTLALESMKTTVEALGAAGLRNQVKVIVGGTPLTAEAFEWIGADAYTTSAAEGLKICRKWVECRI, encoded by the coding sequence ATGTTTGATGTTGACCATATAACCGAGGCTTTTCTGAATTTGGATGAAGTAAAAGTATTCGACGCTTTAAGTAATTTTATGAGCACGGATCCATCAGAAGAATATGCGCAAAAAGCAGTAGAAGCTTGTCAGCAAGGTATGGCAATGGTAGGCGAGCGCTATGAACACAACACCTATTTTTTGGGGGATTTAATATATGCAGGAGATTTATTAGCTACTGCAATTGAGATGTTAAAACCGGCTTTTGGATCACGTGAGTGTGAACGAAAGGGCGTGATCGTCCTTGGGACAGTTGCTGGGGATATCCATAGTGTCGGTAAGGATATATTTCGAAGTTTGGCAGAAGCTGCAGGATTCATCGTATGGGATTTAGGTATTGATCAGGAGTCGCACAAATTTATCGCAAAAGTAAACGAATTAAGAAATATCGGGACCAATACAATTATTGTTGGAATGAGCGGGGTTCTGACACTGGCACTGGAATCGATGAAAACGACAGTTGAAGCCTTGGGAGCAGCCGGACTTAGAAACCAGGTCAAGGTGATTGTCGGTGGTACGCCATTGACAGCGGAAGCTTTTGAGTGGATTGGTGCTGATGCTTACACTACGAGTGCCGCTGAGGGGTTAAAGATCTGCAGGAAGTGGGTAGAGTGCCGTATATGA
- a CDS encoding methyl-accepting chemotaxis protein yields MDERHIAAFIEVLPFLGDIIGQDCTVGVLDLKTDRYSAVLNGEKLGSTTKVGDAFQRNESYAQFIQQRKQWKLRLPENVFGVPAKCVLTPIIDEHNDVVAMISFNKDIDTEAQIEDTTGMLLNSMQQINAGIEEIASSANQLSTFVEGITSFSKQTQIKIKEIDSVINVIKDIASQSNLLALNASIEAARAGDAGRGFSVVALEMGNLSKNSKEAAQKVAESLLEIRKAIDVMSEKIIQTNDESHNQSAATEEIAATIADMVSTTSQLSDLANIK; encoded by the coding sequence ATGGATGAAAGACATATTGCGGCGTTTATTGAAGTGTTGCCATTCTTAGGTGACATCATTGGTCAGGATTGTACCGTTGGGGTCCTGGATCTAAAAACGGATCGGTATTCTGCTGTGCTTAATGGTGAAAAGCTTGGTTCTACGACCAAGGTCGGAGATGCTTTTCAACGGAACGAAAGTTATGCGCAGTTTATACAACAAAGAAAACAGTGGAAGCTGAGATTGCCGGAAAATGTCTTCGGAGTACCGGCCAAATGCGTTTTAACACCGATTATTGATGAGCACAATGACGTTGTGGCGATGATATCTTTTAATAAAGACATTGATACTGAAGCGCAAATTGAGGATACAACAGGCATGCTATTAAACTCAATGCAGCAAATTAATGCCGGAATTGAAGAGATCGCATCAAGCGCCAATCAGCTATCGACATTTGTGGAAGGAATCACAAGTTTCAGTAAGCAGACTCAGATAAAAATAAAAGAAATTGACAGTGTCATTAATGTGATTAAAGATATTGCTTCGCAATCGAACCTGCTTGCCTTGAATGCGTCCATTGAAGCGGCAAGAGCAGGGGATGCAGGCAGAGGTTTCAGTGTCGTGGCTCTTGAGATGGGGAATCTATCTAAGAACAGTAAAGAAGCAGCTCAAAAGGTAGCAGAGTCACTTTTGGAAATAAGAAAGGCAATTGATGTTATGTCAGAAAAGATAATTCAAACCAATGACGAATCCCATAATCAATCGGCTGCCACCGAAGAAATTGCTGCTACGATTGCCGATATGGTCAGTACGACCAGCCAACTTTCTGATTTGGCGAATATAAAATAA
- a CDS encoding PucR family transcriptional regulator: MKLSIHTIFEELFSEKGTLVAGDDIAINLSGIRLFKGAHDNLTEQNIYLLTQDQYVTLDPNPLLNLICIGFPEQSKSAKDFKAVLFLPNDTETVDILSQIQSVFDRYQEWESNIHQAILQGRPLQSTLDLCSIVLKNPIALFDNQQNLLMKAGTIPENAEGSLWDYVLKKGYSPKESEADFLRRELQNNPKPFYYRSKDLYRNINRLIAGLHHRHTLFGCLAISDISAPITKSEYAMMYTIQQFMELALLHSEEYKSFASETPWYITQLLQGNPVERSVLYYNLSQKEKSPEQSYFIWTFLPLDQTITDTFLIEDWLPNFNRHFKKEFLFTFNNQIIVIDYLLKNYDDKSYLESVHDFLSVCGFKGAFSMIFHDISEIRQAYRQCQIAFDGSYQKNPVIHDFRKHYVNFILSSIHKEMDSNDLLYPGIKALLKKDDHYGLELLRCLQEYIISGKNVSATAEVLYIHRHTVLYRLNNISQMMKIDFSTLDEDSLLHIYLSCRILIKYCDESAKNKQLSHRNKL; this comes from the coding sequence ATGAAACTAAGCATCCATACAATTTTTGAAGAGCTCTTCTCTGAAAAAGGCACGTTGGTTGCCGGTGATGATATTGCAATCAACCTATCCGGTATTCGTTTGTTCAAAGGAGCTCATGACAATCTTACAGAACAGAATATCTATCTCTTAACACAAGATCAGTACGTTACTCTAGATCCTAACCCATTACTAAATCTTATCTGTATCGGTTTTCCTGAACAAAGTAAATCCGCCAAGGATTTCAAGGCAGTTCTTTTCCTGCCAAATGATACAGAAACAGTCGATATCCTTTCCCAAATTCAGAGTGTTTTTGACCGATATCAGGAATGGGAAAGCAATATCCACCAAGCAATTCTACAAGGAAGACCGCTTCAATCCACGCTGGATCTCTGTAGTATTGTTTTAAAAAACCCAATTGCCTTATTTGATAATCAACAAAACCTACTCATGAAAGCCGGAACAATACCCGAGAATGCAGAAGGTTCACTATGGGACTATGTTTTAAAAAAAGGGTATTCCCCTAAAGAATCGGAAGCCGATTTTTTAAGAAGAGAACTACAGAATAATCCCAAACCCTTCTATTACCGATCCAAGGACCTCTACCGCAACATTAATCGACTTATTGCCGGACTTCATCATCGCCACACCTTATTTGGCTGTCTGGCTATCTCTGATATTTCTGCTCCGATTACCAAGTCAGAATATGCAATGATGTATACCATTCAACAATTCATGGAATTAGCACTCCTTCATTCGGAAGAATACAAGTCATTTGCTTCAGAGACTCCCTGGTACATCACCCAGCTCCTTCAGGGAAACCCGGTGGAAAGAAGCGTGCTCTATTATAATTTATCGCAAAAAGAAAAAAGCCCTGAACAATCCTACTTCATTTGGACATTTTTGCCCTTGGATCAGACGATCACGGATACTTTTTTAATAGAAGATTGGCTCCCCAATTTCAACAGACATTTTAAAAAAGAATTTCTTTTCACTTTTAACAATCAGATTATTGTCATTGATTATCTGCTGAAAAATTATGATGACAAATCATATTTGGAAAGTGTTCATGATTTTCTTTCCGTCTGTGGTTTTAAAGGTGCCTTCAGTATGATTTTTCACGATATTTCTGAAATTCGACAGGCCTACAGGCAATGCCAGATTGCTTTTGATGGTTCTTATCAAAAAAATCCGGTAATCCATGATTTTCGAAAACATTACGTGAATTTTATTTTGAGCTCTATTCATAAAGAAATGGACAGTAATGACTTATTATATCCCGGTATCAAAGCACTGTTAAAAAAAGATGATCACTATGGGTTGGAGCTTCTACGATGTCTACAGGAATATATCATCAGTGGCAAAAATGTGTCTGCAACTGCGGAAGTTCTTTATATTCATCGCCATACTGTGCTGTATCGACTTAATAACATTTCACAAATGATGAAAATAGACTTTAGTACCTTGGACGAAGACTCCTTATTACACATCTACTTGTCCTGCCGAATATTGATAAAATATTGCGATGAATCCGCCAAAAACAAGCAATTATCCCATCGGAACAAGTTATAA
- a CDS encoding putative quinol monooxygenase, giving the protein MIKLIFRFTVKEDKIDEFIAIGTKLVASGRKDEGCISMQLLRDSKLMNVFAIIDEWASQEALDKHSKNPVAIALMPLLDETLEKFPPDGDVYSVVI; this is encoded by the coding sequence ATGATCAAATTAATATTCAGGTTTACCGTCAAAGAGGATAAAATTGATGAATTCATAGCAATCGGGACTAAACTCGTGGCATCCGGCCGCAAAGATGAAGGATGTATTAGTATGCAACTTTTGCGGGATTCAAAACTTATGAATGTGTTTGCTATTATCGATGAGTGGGCCAGTCAGGAAGCCCTTGATAAACATTCTAAGAATCCGGTTGCCATCGCATTGATGCCGCTGTTGGATGAGACACTGGAAAAATTCCCTCCAGACGGCGATGTCTATTCTGTCGTCATTTAA
- a CDS encoding SDR family NAD(P)-dependent oxidoreductase codes for MISDRFKGKTAIITGGASGLGKAVATGFAGDGANVVITDINTEAGLAVVAELKSSGAEAAFVSANVGKSEDCQHIIQFALDTYGSADILVNNAGVSIYGSIADYALEDWQKTLDINLTGPFMLMKAVIPHMQKAGGGSIINIASLAGLRCIPKGVSYCASKAALIHLTKQVALDYGEYHIRCNVICPGLFLTDMVAEGFDQTAKELGTDLETFMTTAFQDLPLRHPAYPEQLYGTCRYLASDDSAYMTGNEILLDGGTHVLDPFSVCVAKAAVVLEK; via the coding sequence ATGATATCTGACCGATTTAAAGGGAAAACAGCAATTATTACAGGGGGAGCATCCGGTTTGGGGAAGGCCGTTGCAACAGGTTTTGCCGGTGATGGGGCTAACGTGGTGATCACGGATATCAACACGGAAGCGGGTCTGGCCGTCGTTGCAGAACTGAAATCATCCGGAGCGGAAGCAGCCTTTGTCTCTGCTAACGTTGGCAAAAGTGAAGATTGCCAGCACATTATCCAGTTTGCCTTGGATACTTACGGCAGTGCAGATATCCTGGTCAACAACGCGGGGGTGAGCATCTACGGCTCAATTGCAGATTATGCTCTTGAAGACTGGCAAAAAACATTGGACATTAATCTTACAGGACCATTTATGCTGATGAAAGCTGTGATTCCGCATATGCAGAAAGCGGGGGGTGGATCGATTATCAATATTGCTTCCTTAGCCGGGCTGCGCTGTATTCCAAAGGGTGTATCCTACTGTGCGTCGAAAGCCGCATTAATTCATCTGACGAAACAAGTCGCTTTGGATTATGGTGAGTATCATATCCGATGCAATGTGATTTGTCCAGGACTGTTCCTAACTGATATGGTTGCGGAAGGTTTCGATCAGACGGCAAAAGAACTTGGGACCGACCTGGAAACATTTATGACAACGGCCTTTCAAGACCTACCGCTGCGTCATCCTGCCTATCCGGAGCAACTCTACGGTACCTGTCGCTATTTAGCGAGCGATGATTCCGCTTATATGACCGGAAATGAGATTTTGCTCGATGGCGGGACACATGTCCTCGATCCGTTTTCGGTCTGTGTCGCTAAGGCTGCTGTCGTATTAGAAAAATAA
- a CDS encoding aminomethyl transferase family protein: MSDVVNQGVFTLMSVGGMYTIPYEYTGYKDEILASKSTAWVGTALNESPIFDIKGPDAAEFLTSICVNDYRNMKVGGIRHAVICNEKGQMVADGVVMKIEENTFRTYWLMPVVDYYASISKMNIEGIDMTGKEFFVQIAGPKSLEILEKASQSDLHDIKFAQHRIAKIAGHDVRILRLGMAGTLAYEFHGDMAALDEVYERVWEIAALDYDAKKLGRVAYCMNHTEAGYANLNMHYPLPWYEDPGIAKYLEDKPMAGFFNANRKLIGSVGDDLEIRFKTPYDVDWGFLVKFNHEFPGRKALEEIAKNPKTQMVTLEWNPDDLGEIFASQFRGQDVEPYDTMDDRPMDMYYNCGFSFAYHADKVMDGDKMVGTSAGRLNSVYYRRMISLGFIDKEYAVEGKELTVIWGTPGTPQKAIRVRVARTPYMNLENNKEIDVETIPCYQG, from the coding sequence ATGTCGGACGTTGTTAATCAAGGTGTCTTTACTTTAATGAGTGTAGGAGGAATGTACACAATCCCGTACGAATACACGGGATATAAGGATGAGATTCTAGCATCGAAATCAACCGCTTGGGTCGGTACTGCATTGAACGAATCCCCAATTTTTGACATTAAGGGCCCTGATGCAGCAGAGTTCCTAACATCGATATGTGTCAACGATTACAGAAATATGAAAGTCGGTGGAATCCGGCATGCTGTTATCTGTAATGAAAAGGGTCAGATGGTCGCTGACGGTGTTGTCATGAAAATTGAGGAAAATACATTTCGTACTTACTGGCTAATGCCGGTTGTCGATTATTATGCCTCCATTTCGAAGATGAACATCGAAGGTATTGATATGACAGGTAAGGAATTTTTTGTTCAGATTGCAGGACCTAAATCGTTGGAGATTTTAGAGAAGGCTTCGCAGAGTGATTTGCACGATATTAAGTTTGCGCAGCATCGCATTGCTAAAATTGCCGGTCACGATGTCCGTATCCTTCGGCTTGGAATGGCTGGGACCCTCGCTTATGAATTCCATGGTGATATGGCAGCTTTAGATGAAGTTTACGAACGTGTTTGGGAAATCGCTGCCTTAGATTATGATGCCAAAAAGCTGGGACGGGTGGCCTATTGCATGAACCATACGGAAGCAGGTTATGCAAACCTGAATATGCATTATCCGCTTCCCTGGTATGAGGATCCGGGTATTGCTAAATATTTGGAAGATAAGCCGATGGCCGGATTTTTTAACGCGAACCGGAAATTGATCGGCAGTGTTGGCGATGACCTGGAAATTCGTTTTAAAACACCTTACGATGTCGATTGGGGATTCCTGGTCAAGTTCAACCATGAGTTCCCGGGAAGAAAAGCACTTGAAGAAATTGCCAAGAATCCTAAAACGCAAATGGTTACCTTAGAATGGAATCCCGATGATCTTGGAGAAATCTTTGCTTCCCAGTTCAGGGGCCAGGATGTAGAGCCTTACGATACCATGGATGACCGACCGATGGATATGTATTATAACTGCGGATTTTCCTTCGCTTACCATGCGGATAAAGTCATGGACGGGGATAAAATGGTAGGAACGTCGGCCGGGAGATTGAACAGTGTCTATTACCGTCGGATGATTTCTCTGGGATTCATCGATAAAGAATATGCCGTGGAAGGAAAAGAGCTTACTGTGATTTGGGGAACTCCGGGAACACCGCAGAAAGCGATCCGGGTCAGAGTAGCCCGTACCCCTTATATGAATCTGGAAAACAATAAAGAGATTGATGTAGAAACAATTCCTTGTTATCAGGGATAA
- a CDS encoding flavodoxin family protein: protein MKILGISGSPRRGGNTEILLDEALDAASKSGAQTEKVILSTYRYSPCLSCGACEKTGRCIQQDDMLGIYEKIALADGMIFASPMYFYTVSGWAKSAIDRSQAFWSRKYILKDPVFSVNKKAYFIGLGATKGERLFEGTNLVMKYFYDAIGYEAAGELLIKGIDKKGDILNYPKHLEAARLLGGKAAGR from the coding sequence TTGAAAATACTTGGAATATCAGGAAGCCCACGGAGGGGCGGTAATACGGAAATACTTCTGGATGAAGCGCTGGATGCGGCCAGTAAATCAGGCGCGCAAACGGAAAAAGTTATTTTATCAACATACCGGTATTCACCATGCTTGTCGTGCGGTGCCTGTGAAAAGACAGGCAGATGCATTCAACAGGATGATATGTTGGGTATCTATGAAAAAATTGCCTTAGCGGATGGGATGATCTTTGCATCTCCGATGTATTTCTATACTGTTTCGGGATGGGCTAAAAGTGCAATTGACCGCTCCCAGGCCTTCTGGTCTCGTAAATACATACTAAAAGATCCAGTTTTTTCAGTAAATAAAAAGGCCTATTTTATTGGATTAGGAGCAACAAAGGGAGAACGTTTATTTGAAGGAACCAATTTGGTAATGAAATATTTTTATGATGCCATCGGCTATGAAGCTGCCGGCGAATTGTTGATTAAGGGGATTGACAAGAAGGGGGATATCCTGAACTATCCGAAACATTTGGAAGCTGCTCGTTTGCTTGGGGGGAAGGCCGCCGGCAGGTAA
- a CDS encoding LysR family transcriptional regulator yields MEIRQMEYFIYVSEEKSFIKAAKRAYVSQQALSKAIQNLEKELDVPLFVRTNAGVQLTDYGEAFLKCAEQVLESVNNIVQELRQRRERNHEVITVGMTEGLSKLILDDLWAYQGSNADIQIRLIEAADRTVEKWVIENKVDIGFIGAMGDKKDSERFNYYSLLKSKTYLAVSTANPLAKNEKIKLIDLADEKFALGTEENNVHNLFLKVCHERRFTPHIAHQSADISFLKQIVRSNKGIFLFPEHAKDYLNEPDIRILEFEEEVDIHYSYLITKKNRKVSKQLNMLLDFLITQVGAIRYN; encoded by the coding sequence ATGGAAATTAGACAAATGGAATATTTTATCTATGTCAGTGAGGAAAAAAGCTTTATTAAAGCCGCAAAAAGAGCTTATGTTTCCCAACAAGCGCTTAGTAAGGCTATCCAGAATTTAGAGAAGGAACTGGATGTCCCATTATTTGTCCGTACCAATGCCGGTGTGCAATTAACAGACTATGGAGAGGCATTTTTAAAATGTGCCGAACAGGTTTTGGAATCAGTCAACAATATTGTTCAAGAACTGCGTCAACGAAGGGAACGTAATCATGAAGTCATCACGGTCGGAATGACAGAGGGGCTTTCCAAACTTATTTTAGACGATTTGTGGGCCTACCAAGGCAGTAATGCAGATATACAGATCAGACTGATAGAAGCTGCTGACCGCACCGTTGAAAAGTGGGTCATCGAAAATAAGGTGGATATCGGTTTTATTGGAGCAATGGGAGATAAAAAGGATAGCGAAAGATTTAATTATTATTCTTTACTCAAAAGCAAAACCTATCTTGCTGTCAGTACGGCGAACCCATTGGCAAAGAATGAAAAAATTAAACTGATTGATTTGGCAGACGAAAAGTTTGCTCTTGGGACTGAAGAAAATAATGTACACAACTTATTTTTGAAAGTGTGTCATGAACGGAGATTTACGCCGCATATCGCCCATCAGTCTGCGGACATATCCTTTCTAAAGCAGATCGTTCGTTCGAATAAAGGGATATTTCTTTTTCCGGAGCATGCGAAGGACTACTTAAATGAACCGGATATCCGAATCTTGGAATTTGAAGAAGAAGTGGATATCCATTATAGTTACCTGATAACGAAAAAGAACCGTAAAGTATCGAAACAACTCAATATGTTGCTTGACTTTTTAATTACCCAAGTTGGGGCTATTCGGTATAATTAA
- a CDS encoding PucR family transcriptional regulator encodes MNVNLYIFYSELAHCAVRLVAEDKARSLDISSILLLSGENVSPDSEHLYVGIPENVLRYLNCGTPLQLAIVGDFDDSAIRDRGHSAVIFPDESDLFSMFNRLQTIKEKYDGWDDEMTEAIRAKYPLQQVFDIGAKMLTNPVAMFDRSLGLVMTAGEIPDNVRGTIWEPVLAYNYSPPDTLQPKERKAVLDRLMESDWPFTYRSQILNENHLVCGLFVSGEYFGSFGSSEFKPFSEGQISILARLAQKMEWAIASAFGENGTTTDMPYYISRLLGGYNIEQNAIEYHLRRNGWKMDDPFRVLRIESTEKIIMSDEECATYKNPLKSILPKSIIFPYENGIVVILHSSGLCPHDKDLIAELVRNSLRAGVSMVYENFLNIKYAYIQSKNALSRADETLSFFELCYTECLVSALGQITSLKTFCHPRILWYWQQGNEKKRSFIRCMWAYLQNGRNLTDTAKKLGIHRNTLFYRLDKMSELLDFDIFSDSLDNEILTMLNFSCSIVDKL; translated from the coding sequence GTGAACGTCAATCTTTATATTTTTTATTCGGAGCTTGCGCACTGTGCGGTAAGACTCGTCGCAGAGGATAAGGCCCGATCACTGGATATTTCCAGTATTCTGCTGCTCTCGGGGGAAAATGTCTCGCCCGATTCCGAGCACCTTTATGTCGGCATACCGGAAAATGTTCTGAGGTACCTCAATTGCGGAACGCCTCTACAATTGGCGATCGTTGGGGACTTCGACGACTCTGCGATCAGAGACCGCGGCCATAGCGCCGTTATTTTCCCGGACGAAAGCGACTTGTTTTCGATGTTCAACCGCCTTCAGACAATAAAGGAAAAGTACGACGGCTGGGATGACGAAATGACTGAAGCTATCCGCGCAAAGTATCCCTTACAGCAGGTTTTTGACATTGGGGCGAAAATGCTCACGAACCCCGTTGCTATGTTCGACCGGAGCCTCGGCCTTGTCATGACGGCGGGGGAGATTCCAGATAACGTAAGAGGCACGATCTGGGAACCGGTCCTTGCCTACAACTACTCTCCTCCGGATACGTTGCAACCTAAGGAGCGGAAGGCTGTGCTTGACCGGCTTATGGAGAGCGATTGGCCGTTCACCTATCGTTCGCAGATACTAAACGAAAACCATCTTGTCTGCGGCCTGTTTGTCTCGGGAGAGTATTTCGGCTCCTTCGGTTCCTCGGAATTCAAGCCATTTTCGGAGGGGCAAATATCCATCCTAGCACGCCTTGCCCAAAAAATGGAGTGGGCGATTGCTAGCGCCTTTGGTGAGAACGGTACGACGACGGATATGCCATATTATATTAGCAGACTACTCGGCGGATACAATATAGAGCAAAATGCCATTGAGTACCACCTGCGGCGCAATGGCTGGAAAATGGATGATCCATTCCGCGTTTTGAGGATCGAGTCCACCGAAAAGATAATCATGTCGGACGAGGAGTGTGCGACTTATAAAAACCCGCTCAAATCTATCCTGCCGAAATCAATCATATTCCCCTATGAAAATGGCATTGTGGTCATACTCCATTCCTCCGGACTGTGTCCGCATGACAAAGACCTCATCGCCGAGCTAGTCAGAAACAGCCTTAGGGCCGGAGTTTCCATGGTGTATGAAAATTTTCTGAATATTAAGTACGCGTACATTCAGAGCAAGAACGCGCTTAGCAGAGCTGACGAAACGCTGTCCTTCTTTGAGCTTTGCTATACCGAATGCCTGGTATCTGCACTTGGACAGATAACAAGCCTAAAGACCTTTTGCCACCCGCGCATTCTCTGGTACTGGCAGCAGGGCAATGAGAAAAAGAGGAGCTTCATCCGGTGTATGTGGGCTTATCTGCAAAACGGGCGTAACCTGACCGACACAGCTAAAAAGCTTGGTATACACCGCAACACGCTTTTCTACCGTCTTGATAAAATGAGCGAGCTGCTGGATTTTGACATCTTTTCCGACTCCCTGGATAATGAGATACTCACCATGCTCAATTTTTCCTGTAGCATAGTGGATAAGCTCTGA